DNA sequence from the Bacteroidia bacterium genome:
TCACGCAAGGGATCTCTGAAAAAGTCATTTCTCTGTTTCTTATGCAAGGTTTTAGTTTGTAAGGGATTGTACTTCAAGCTCAAATAAGGTAAAGACATAACTGCCCAGGTCATCTGCGTGAGGGGCATGGAGCATGCCCGTAAGGGCAGTACGAAGCGTAGCGAAGTACCGAAGCGTTAGCGCAGTGCGGAATGCCCCGACCCTTGCGTCAGCAAGGGGCACGCCCAAAAAGTAAAATCACTATAAATTAGGCTTAATACATATCTACGGCTTAATTTTTGCTGCAAAGTGATAAGGATGAAAGGAAAATCAAAAATTATTTTTCTGTGTTTAGTGCTTTTTGTGCTATCTTGCAACACACCGAGAAAAGACTTTGAAGTAGAAGGCTACAAGCCTATCTATGTTTCTTATGAGGAATTGAACAAGCCTATTTCTACACAAAACTCTACTGGCTTGAAAAACCCTGGTAAAATCTACTACTATAACAAATACATTTTAGTTAGCGATGGTGGAAGAGGTATCCATATTATAGATAATACTAATCCCGCCAATCCGATACTTAAAACATTCATTAAAGTTCCTGCCAATAGAGATATGGCTATCAAGAATAACTATTTGTATGCAGATAGTTACACAGACTTAGTAGTGATTGATATTAGCGATATGAACAACATTAGAGAAGTGGATAGAATTAAAAATGCTTTTCCTAATGCAGCATCGGAAAACTTGTTACCTCAAAAAGACTTTCCCGACCCTCAAACAGGCTTCACTTATTTTGAATGTCCTGATAAAAATAAAGGTGTAATAGTTGGCTGGCAAAGAACAAAATTAAAAAATCCAAAATGTAAAATATGAAACACACAGGCAAAATATTTGTAATTGCTTTGAGCCTTTTGGTGCAAGCTTGTTCTACTAAGCATGATGTTAACTTCGGAGGGACAAGCACTAGTAAAAGCGGTTCTATGGCAAGGTTCGCTATTGCAGATAACACTCTATACACTGTAGATAACAGCACAATAAAAGCATACGATATTACAAATCCTGCCCATCCTAGCACAGCAACCGCAGTAAGCCTTACACCCAATCCTGCCTTTGAAACTATTTTTTACTATCAAAATAAACTTTTTATTGGAAGCCGTTCAGCAATGTACATTTACGACGTAACTAATCCACTTAGTCCTATACATTTATCTACTTATTCCCATATTGCCGCTTGCGACCCAGTAGTAGTACAGGGAAATACAGCTTACGTAACCTTACGGGCAGGAAATAACTGCGGGCAGTTTCAAAGTTTTTTAGATGTTATAGATATTAGTAATCCTGCTAAACCGAAGTTGGTCAAAAGTATTCCGATGATTTCACCTTATGGTTTAGCAGTGCAAGGTAACGTATTGTTTGTATGCGAAGGAAATAATGGCTTCAAGGTCTTTGATGTAACTGATCCTTACAATCCTGTCTTAGTCCGAACTATATCAGGAATGTTTGGCTATGATGTAATTGCTTTACCGAATTTACTGCTTTTAATAGGTAGTACAGGTTTATTCCAATATACTTACACTAATCCCAATGATATACAATGGATAAGTACAATTCCTATTCAGCCTTAATTTTTGGGCTGGCGTTGTTTATGGTTATGCATACCGTAGCAGCACAAAACCAAAAAAAACTTTTGGTCAAGCCTGATTTTTTAGCTACTTTGAACCATACGCCTACCTTACAGCCCAGAATTGAGTACGCCTTTAGCCGCAAACACAGTATTCAATTCACACCAGGATTTTGCTATGGGGCTTTGTATAGGTTTTCGGTAGATTATGATGGGGAATATGACCTTAACAATCTTATTGGCTTTAATGCTAGGTTAGAATATAGATACTACTTAGACAGTCATATAACAATATTTAAGGGCTTATATGCTGCGCCAGAGTTTTTATATAAATCTGTGTGGTACAACAAAGGTAAATACTTTCTTGTACATACGCCTGATGTTAGTTACCAACGAATGTTAGAGTACAGAGTAAACAGAACTGTGTATGCTTATCACATAAAAATAGGTTATCAAGAAAAATTAAGTGAGAGAGTTTACATTGATATATTTGCAGGTATAGGGCGTAGAATTATTTCCATTAAAAATAATCTCAAAATACCTGAAGACGCTACACACATAAGCAGCTTTGGTTCCGTTGAAGATTTTTATGAATGGGATGATTATGGTACAAAAACACGCATTTCTATTACAAGTAGTATTCTATTAGGTTTTTTATTTTGATAGTTAATACAGCTTGAACTGCAATGGCAAAAGCATTTCAACCCCTTCAATCCTATATACGGGAAGTAAGTTAGAACCTGTAAGTAAGATAATAGTAGGTTGTTTAGAAAGTTGTTCGTATTCAGCCATAACTTGTCTGCAAGCACCGCAAGGGCTTACAGGGTTGCTATATTCAAACTTTTGTGTGTATGCGGTAATTGCAATTTTAGCTATTTCTTTTGCATATCCTAAGGCTCCAGCTTGAAAGTACGCTACGCGTTCGGCACATAAGCCCGAAGGATAAGCGGCATTTTCTTGATTATTTCCTGTAAGTATAGTTTTTCCATCTTTGAGTAAAATAGCAGCGCCTACAAAAAATTCAGAATAAGGTGCATAAGCTAGTTTAGAAGCTTTTTTAGCCGCTACAATCAGCTCTTGTTCATCTTGTTGTAGCTCATTCCATTCTTCTATTATAGTGTATGAGCAGTTAAGTTTTATTGTTTTCAAATTGTAGAAACTTTTTAACAAAAATATAAAAAACTATGACACAGCACTGCGTTTTTGGCTATTTTTATGAAAAGTTTTACTTTTGGCTATCATGACACTTACACATATCGTGAGAGGAATTTTAGGTATAGCTATTTTATTAGCAATAGCTTATGCTTTTTCCTATCATAAGAAA
Encoded proteins:
- a CDS encoding DUF3575 domain-containing protein, with translation MVMHTVAAQNQKKLLVKPDFLATLNHTPTLQPRIEYAFSRKHSIQFTPGFCYGALYRFSVDYDGEYDLNNLIGFNARLEYRYYLDSHITIFKGLYAAPEFLYKSVWYNKGKYFLVHTPDVSYQRMLEYRVNRTVYAYHIKIGYQEKLSERVYIDIFAGIGRRIISIKNNLKIPEDATHISSFGSVEDFYEWDDYGTKTRISITSSILLGFLF
- a CDS encoding cytidine deaminase, with product MKTIKLNCSYTIIEEWNELQQDEQELIVAAKKASKLAYAPYSEFFVGAAILLKDGKTILTGNNQENAAYPSGLCAERVAYFQAGALGYAKEIAKIAITAYTQKFEYSNPVSPCGACRQVMAEYEQLSKQPTIILLTGSNLLPVYRIEGVEMLLPLQFKLY